One genomic segment of Cellulophaga sp. HaHaR_3_176 includes these proteins:
- a CDS encoding Npt1/Npt2 family nucleotide transporter, translating into MFLTLIKKTFDIREGEFKISFYMLAYIFLIIASLLIIKPTVNALFLSELGVENLPTAFLLVAAIAIISSYFYSRALAKFSLKKIIRFTLSISIFLIIALALLLRFDYLNKWALYFFYVWVAIHAVLSASQFWVMANLVYNTREAKRLFGFIGSGAILGGILGGYLTSLLAPLIGNENVIFIAALFLGICILLLNKIWKARIIKLNTFKQKKRTGVREVKPITLIKNSKHLTYLAGIVGVSVIVAKLVDYLYSDFASATIQDPDELTSFFAFWFSTFNLISLIIQLFFTQKVVGIWGVGFSLVLLPLGVFLGGALFFVIPELSVIIFIKAVDGTLKQSIHKSATELLSLPLSFDLKNKTKSFIDVVVDSIATGIAGFILIFAIKGLDLPTYFITSIILVLVLVWVYFIVKVRKEYFQTFRENLADMANIKVKETKVVTKNVSVVAGMKSVFKSGSENQILYMLQKLQEINDKRFIVDVELLLNHSSDKVKTAAIQSLYFLNSKSMVSQIPELLKSDDEDLIEATLAYLLLHAEKNEAIVFDTYLDHQKPLIAITALLCLARESRDNYTLRTTYNLKDRIADEIDKYKKDNSDLERLIILLKIIGAANIIEFHVFIKEYIQHPNDEIVEASIVAAGQTINPDFIPLLVNFLPNKKMRLSTIKALQNFGQQVEPTLVNMVKEHTISIEVARFIPIVLRAFHSQEAVRYLFQLLEDRDLAVRLAAIRALSDLKAEHSTLHFNKTKIIESIYEECKLYHNTLSAMHTQIIVSYRNRKKSKEVISEAERDARASLLELLERRLDSGLERIFKLLGLKYKQTDMNIAYAGLVSEKQEARTNAIEFLDNLLSGELKRKLLPIIESSTIDVTSEEVIHQFKQKLLTELECFQLLLEANDQKLKLAVFYLISKQHDKKYMTLLEKYVNDDNTKVRTFANEAINELKNS; encoded by the coding sequence ATGTTCCTAACCTTAATTAAGAAAACATTTGATATAAGAGAGGGAGAGTTTAAAATATCTTTCTATATGTTGGCTTATATTTTTTTGATAATAGCATCATTGTTAATTATCAAGCCAACAGTAAATGCCCTTTTTTTATCGGAATTAGGAGTCGAAAACCTCCCTACTGCATTTCTATTGGTGGCAGCTATAGCAATAATAAGTTCTTACTTTTATTCTAGGGCATTAGCTAAGTTTTCATTGAAAAAAATTATTCGTTTTACATTGTCTATTTCTATATTTCTAATCATAGCTTTAGCACTTTTGTTGAGGTTCGATTATTTAAATAAATGGGCTCTTTATTTTTTTTATGTTTGGGTAGCTATACATGCCGTTCTTTCTGCATCCCAATTTTGGGTGATGGCAAATTTGGTATATAATACTAGAGAAGCAAAGCGTTTATTTGGTTTTATAGGCTCCGGAGCAATATTAGGTGGAATTTTAGGAGGGTATTTAACATCCCTTTTAGCACCTTTAATTGGTAATGAAAATGTAATTTTTATTGCAGCCTTATTTTTAGGTATTTGTATTTTGTTATTGAACAAAATTTGGAAGGCTAGAATCATTAAATTAAACACTTTTAAACAAAAGAAAAGAACGGGAGTACGTGAGGTTAAACCAATTACCTTAATTAAAAACTCAAAGCATTTGACGTACTTAGCAGGTATTGTAGGTGTAAGTGTAATAGTCGCTAAATTAGTAGATTACCTGTATAGCGATTTTGCATCAGCAACCATTCAAGATCCTGATGAGTTAACATCATTTTTTGCGTTCTGGTTTTCTACATTCAATTTAATTTCTTTGATAATTCAGCTGTTTTTTACTCAAAAAGTAGTGGGTATTTGGGGAGTAGGTTTTTCATTAGTATTATTGCCTTTAGGTGTTTTTTTAGGAGGAGCTTTATTTTTTGTAATCCCAGAATTATCAGTTATTATATTTATTAAAGCGGTTGATGGAACCTTAAAACAGTCAATTCATAAAAGTGCAACCGAGTTACTTTCGTTACCGTTATCTTTTGATTTAAAGAATAAAACTAAATCATTTATTGATGTTGTTGTCGATAGTATAGCAACAGGTATTGCTGGTTTTATTTTAATTTTCGCTATTAAAGGTCTTGATTTACCTACCTATTTTATTACATCTATAATTTTAGTTTTAGTACTCGTTTGGGTATATTTTATAGTAAAGGTTCGAAAAGAATATTTTCAAACCTTTAGAGAAAATTTGGCTGATATGGCAAATATCAAAGTCAAAGAAACGAAGGTTGTTACTAAAAATGTTTCGGTTGTTGCGGGTATGAAATCGGTATTTAAATCTGGATCTGAAAATCAGATTTTATATATGCTCCAAAAATTGCAAGAGATAAATGATAAACGCTTTATTGTAGATGTGGAACTTCTTTTAAATCATTCATCAGATAAGGTTAAAACAGCAGCTATACAGAGTTTATATTTTTTAAATAGTAAGAGTATGGTTTCTCAAATTCCAGAATTACTAAAAAGTGATGATGAAGATTTGATAGAAGCTACGTTAGCTTATTTATTATTGCATGCAGAGAAAAATGAAGCTATTGTATTTGATACCTATCTTGATCATCAAAAGCCTTTAATTGCAATTACAGCATTATTATGTTTGGCTCGAGAATCGAGAGATAATTATACATTACGAACTACATATAATTTGAAGGATAGGATAGCTGATGAAATTGATAAATATAAAAAAGATAATAGTGATTTAGAGCGCCTTATTATACTTCTAAAAATTATTGGTGCAGCAAATATTATAGAGTTTCATGTATTTATAAAAGAATATATACAACACCCAAATGATGAGATTGTTGAGGCTTCAATTGTAGCAGCTGGACAGACTATAAACCCAGACTTTATTCCTCTATTAGTCAATTTTTTACCAAATAAAAAGATGCGTTTAAGTACGATTAAAGCACTTCAAAATTTTGGACAACAAGTAGAGCCAACGTTGGTGAATATGGTAAAAGAGCATACGATTTCAATAGAAGTAGCTCGCTTTATTCCTATAGTTTTAAGAGCATTTCATTCTCAAGAGGCAGTACGTTATTTATTTCAATTGTTAGAAGATAGAGATTTAGCTGTTCGTTTAGCAGCCATTCGTGCATTGAGTGATTTGAAAGCAGAGCATTCCACATTACATTTTAACAAAACTAAAATAATTGAAAGTATTTATGAAGAATGTAAGCTATATCACAATACACTTTCGGCAATGCATACTCAAATTATAGTTTCATATCGAAATAGAAAGAAATCAAAAGAAGTAATTTCTGAAGCTGAAAGAGATGCTCGCGCTAGCTTGTTAGAATTATTAGAAAGAAGATTGGATTCAGGCTTAGAACGTATTTTTAAGTTATTAGGTCTAAAATACAAACAAACAGATATGAATATCGCTTACGCAGGTTTAGTTAGCGAAAAGCAAGAAGCAAGAACAAATGCAATTGAGTTTTTAGACAATTTACTTTCGGGAGAATTGAAACGAAAGTTATTACCGATAATAGAAAGTAGTACAATCGATGTAACCTCAGAAGAAGTAATTCATCAATTTAAACAGAAATTGTTAACCGAGTTAGAGTGTTTTCAGCTATTATTAGAGGCTAATGATCAAAAATTAAAACTTGCTGTATTTTATTTAATAAGTAAACAGCATGATAAAAAATATATGACTTTATTAGAAAAGTATGTAAATGATGATAATACTAAGGTTAGAACTTTTGCCAATGAAGCTATTAACGAATTAAAAAACAGCTAA
- a CDS encoding serine hydrolase, producing the protein MKKLALFALLISSCFAFTTIIFYPIDGYEKTGIKRLLRLELIKNGELKDASPLPEGAKKSWNDIQLNLTAKASDSVGTFLQVDDAFQKEINSLFKGLDKSYSLAVLDISNLDSIRYAKRNETAGYQPGSVGKLAVLNALFTQLAKIYPDSWDSRTELLKNKTVKAGVWGLTDEHTIPIYNVEKKTLVKRQVIASDVFSLYEWTDHMLSVSNNGAASIVWREALLMAAFGKEYPELTDEKALEYFKTTPKKEITDLANDVVNLPLRDLGISHDEWRLGSFFTGGANTYVGDKGGSIGSPAGLMKFLIQLEQGKVVDEKSSLEMKRLMYMTDRRIRYAQSPALKDAAVYFKSGSLYKCDRSNGQTCGKYMGNIQNFMNSVIIVEHPDNCTYMVVLMTNVLRKNSASDHMYLASAIDKVIRK; encoded by the coding sequence ATGAAAAAACTAGCACTATTCGCACTACTAATTAGTTCTTGTTTTGCATTTACAACTATTATTTTTTACCCTATTGATGGGTATGAAAAGACAGGTATTAAAAGATTACTACGTCTAGAATTAATAAAAAATGGTGAATTAAAAGATGCTAGCCCTTTACCTGAAGGAGCTAAAAAATCATGGAATGACATTCAACTAAATCTAACCGCAAAAGCATCTGATAGTGTTGGTACTTTTTTACAAGTAGATGATGCTTTTCAGAAGGAAATTAATAGCTTATTTAAAGGATTAGATAAAAGCTATTCTTTGGCTGTTTTAGATATTTCAAATTTAGATAGTATCCGTTATGCCAAAAGAAATGAAACAGCAGGCTACCAACCAGGTAGTGTAGGTAAATTAGCGGTTTTAAATGCTTTATTTACTCAATTAGCTAAGATTTACCCTGACTCTTGGGATAGTAGAACTGAGCTATTAAAAAACAAAACTGTAAAAGCTGGTGTTTGGGGTTTAACTGACGAACATACTATACCAATTTATAACGTAGAAAAGAAAACGTTAGTTAAAAGACAAGTAATTGCTAGCGATGTTTTTTCGCTTTATGAGTGGACAGACCACATGTTATCAGTTAGTAATAATGGTGCTGCAAGTATTGTTTGGCGTGAAGCTTTATTAATGGCTGCTTTTGGTAAAGAGTACCCAGAATTAACTGATGAAAAAGCCCTAGAATATTTTAAAACAACGCCTAAAAAAGAGATTACAGATTTAGCTAATGATGTTGTCAATTTACCGCTTCGCGATTTAGGTATTTCACATGATGAGTGGCGCTTGGGCAGTTTTTTTACGGGAGGTGCAAATACTTATGTTGGTGATAAAGGTGGTAGTATAGGTTCTCCCGCTGGTCTGATGAAATTTTTAATTCAATTAGAACAAGGTAAAGTAGTTGATGAAAAAAGTAGCTTAGAAATGAAACGTTTGATGTATATGACTGATCGTAGAATTAGATATGCACAATCGCCAGCTTTAAAAGACGCTGCTGTTTATTTTAAATCAGGTAGCTTGTATAAGTGTGATCGTTCTAACGGGCAAACCTGTGGTAAATACATGGGGAATATTCAAAACTTTATGAATTCTGTAATAATTGTAGAACACCCTGATAATTGTACTTACATGGTCGTATTAATGACAAACGTATTACGCAAAAACTCAGCTTCTGACCATATGTATTTAGCTTCTGCGATTGATAAAGTAATTCGAAAATAA
- a CDS encoding serine hydrolase yields the protein MKKYSLLLVLLVLIGASTFAQDELPIKLPDSQVKQLPTLLNKALQSSLEKELKANPEWKKLIIQKKMAIGVVDLSKPDNARFARINGNYMMYAASLPKIAVLLASMDAIEKGQLEETQEVKEDMRLMISKSNNQASTRMIDRVGYKKIEDVMTDPKYAFYDEHKGGGLWVGKRYGSGGDTNREPLKNLSHAATVTQVCRYYYLLANGKLVNEKRSKQMLDIMENPELHHKFVNTLDIIAPEARLFRKSGSWRTFHSDSILVWGEDSERRYILVALIDDPNGEQIIRDLVKPVEKVLKKRISLASN from the coding sequence ATGAAAAAGTATTCATTGCTTTTGGTTTTATTAGTACTAATAGGTGCATCTACATTTGCTCAAGATGAACTACCTATTAAGCTTCCTGACTCACAGGTTAAACAATTGCCGACTTTGTTAAATAAGGCTTTGCAGTCTAGTTTAGAAAAAGAATTAAAAGCTAATCCTGAATGGAAAAAACTAATTATCCAAAAGAAAATGGCAATAGGTGTGGTTGATTTAAGTAAACCTGATAATGCAAGGTTTGCAAGAATAAATGGCAATTATATGATGTATGCCGCAAGTTTACCTAAAATAGCAGTTTTGTTAGCCTCAATGGACGCTATAGAAAAAGGCCAACTGGAGGAGACACAAGAGGTGAAAGAAGATATGCGTTTAATGATAAGCAAATCAAATAATCAAGCATCAACCAGAATGATTGATAGAGTAGGTTATAAAAAAATAGAGGACGTAATGACAGATCCTAAATATGCTTTTTACGATGAGCATAAAGGAGGAGGGCTTTGGGTTGGTAAACGATATGGTAGCGGTGGCGATACAAATAGAGAGCCATTAAAAAATTTAAGTCACGCAGCAACAGTTACTCAAGTTTGCCGTTATTATTACTTGCTAGCAAATGGTAAATTAGTAAATGAAAAGCGATCTAAGCAAATGTTAGATATCATGGAAAATCCAGAGCTACATCATAAGTTTGTGAATACGCTTGATATAATAGCACCAGAAGCCCGTTTGTTTAGAAAATCAGGTTCTTGGCGTACTTTTCACTCCGATTCTATACTTGTCTGGGGAGAAGATTCTGAACGTCGTTATATTTTAGTGGCGTTAATTGATGACCCTAATGGCGAACAAATTATTAGAGATTTAGTAAAGCCTGTAGAAAAAGTTTTAAAAAAGCGGATATCTTTGGCTAGTAACTAG